A genomic segment from Polyangium mundeleinium encodes:
- a CDS encoding MDR family MFS transporter gives MSALAVRLAGITEGLPRAFWTLWAGMLINRAGSFVLPLLFVYLTQQRGLDLPTAGLIASLFGAGSLAGTMLGGALSDRLGRRATMLLALVMSSVFMLGLGFAREIWQLAAATTLLGFFADMFRPASQALVADVVPPEHRVKAFSLQYWATNLGYAFAAILGGFMAKRSFLVLFVGDALTTLVLAALIWRSVPESRPADARNDKRGSVLTPFLDGKYVPFLACNLALTLVFFQHLSAMPEDMHQKGLTTEHYGITVATNCLLIVLVQPLITRWVKGVPRGVLLATASTLTGLGFGAMALASTLPAYMATVVVWTFGEILFAPVNASIVADLSPPHLRGRYQGAFSLCFSFGAMGAPTISMRLLPKTGLPVFWLLCLVLCVVVAAFQLAWGKSLPSPDAKDKP, from the coding sequence ATGAGCGCGCTCGCCGTACGCCTCGCCGGTATCACCGAGGGCCTCCCCCGGGCCTTCTGGACGCTCTGGGCCGGCATGCTCATCAACCGGGCGGGCAGCTTCGTCCTCCCGCTCCTTTTCGTGTACCTCACGCAGCAACGTGGCCTCGACCTGCCCACCGCGGGCCTCATCGCCTCGCTCTTCGGCGCCGGCTCCCTCGCGGGCACGATGCTCGGCGGCGCCCTCTCCGATCGCCTCGGCCGCCGCGCCACGATGCTCCTCGCGCTCGTCATGAGCTCCGTTTTCATGCTCGGGCTCGGCTTCGCGCGCGAAATCTGGCAGCTCGCCGCGGCCACGACCCTCCTCGGCTTCTTCGCGGACATGTTCCGCCCCGCGAGCCAGGCCCTCGTCGCCGACGTCGTGCCGCCCGAGCACCGCGTGAAGGCGTTTTCCCTGCAATACTGGGCAACCAATCTCGGATATGCGTTCGCCGCGATCCTCGGCGGCTTCATGGCGAAGCGCAGCTTCCTCGTGCTCTTCGTCGGCGATGCGCTCACGACGCTCGTCCTCGCCGCCCTCATCTGGCGCTCCGTGCCCGAGAGCCGCCCGGCCGACGCGCGGAACGACAAGCGCGGCAGCGTGCTCACGCCTTTCCTCGACGGAAAATATGTCCCGTTCCTCGCGTGCAACCTCGCGCTCACGCTCGTCTTTTTCCAGCACCTCTCGGCCATGCCGGAGGACATGCACCAGAAGGGGCTCACGACCGAGCATTATGGCATCACGGTCGCCACGAATTGCTTGCTCATCGTGCTCGTCCAGCCCCTCATCACGCGCTGGGTGAAGGGTGTCCCGCGCGGCGTCCTCCTCGCGACGGCCTCCACGCTGACGGGCCTCGGCTTCGGGGCCATGGCGCTCGCCTCCACGCTCCCGGCCTACATGGCCACGGTCGTCGTGTGGACCTTCGGCGAGATCCTCTTCGCGCCCGTCAACGCGAGCATCGTCGCCGACCTCTCCCCGCCGCACCTCCGCGGCCGATACCAGGGCGCGTTTTCCCTCTGCTTCAGCTTCGGCGCGATGGGCGCCCCCACGATCAGCATGCGCCTCCTGCCAAAGACGGGCCTGCCGGTCTTCTGGCTCCTCTGCCTCGTGCTTTGCGTGGTCGTCGCGGCCTTTCAGCTCGCCTGGGGCAAGAGCCTGCCCTCGCCCGACGCCAAGGACAAACCCTGA
- a CDS encoding serine/threonine-protein kinase, with product MKPGDVVADRFELEKVAGSGGMGKVFRAKDRKTGGIVALKVLWAHAHQDTETRFVREAELLEGLGHPGIVRHVAHGLGAEGEPWLALEWLEGETLGERLRRTGLDAAESVGVARRVAEALGVAHAAGIVHRDLKPANIFLVGQSATDVRLLDFGIARVEGGEALTHTGYVLGTPAYMAPEQARGSKRIDARADVFALGCVLFHCLTGRPPFAAEEMHAALLKVVLEEAPRVSSLRTGVPEALDELVARMLAKAPKDRPKDGVAAAAEIAALGIIADTDAIEASLRPSGLTGKERRVVSLVLTKLPPGERALRAGESEVFAPTLELAGVETAIGAGGRARSLEAIVERYGGRLDALSDGTLVVSLLSTGAATDQAARAARSALDLRATLPEAPMALVAGAEVSSEGLPMGAVIERGVRLLGKKAPAGKAPPIRLDDVMAGLLDVRFDVDGDEGGLYLRGERDVAEAARTLLGRPTHCVGRESEMAILMALVDECFDEPLSRAAVILAAPGMGKSRLRHELLRKVREQRDSIGLWVGQGDPMSQNSPFALVGQMLRGQAGLSGGMPLDVQRQRLRARLGRHLAGKALERAMMFLGPLAGVPPVDEESIELRAARRDPLLMGDQIRAAWEDLLRVETDERPAMLILEDLHWGDRPTVKLVDELLRALPERPIFVLALSRPDLPEIFPRLWEGRPLQEIRLKELSKKAAERLVREVLGDRISDAMVARLVERAGGNAFYLEELIRAAESGRAAELPETVLAMVEARLIALAPEARRLLRAGSVFGQVFWRGGAAALLGEGLREDALAPMLADLCARELVVKRAQSRFPAQEEYAFRHALVREAAYAALTEADRALGHELAGAWLEEAGERDAVVLAEHYERGGVPARAATWYRRAAEQALEGNDFRAAIERAEKGARGASAEARGELAWIQAEAYRWLGEAAEASARAARAMQALPRGSGAWYGAAATAASMLVRLGQKDALEDLAEAVRAPGAEAMGSSAPAVSAVAHVAASLLHAGEHAAAEELIGQLGMVAWPIAERDQGVAARLYALHASRALCAGDPAASLLATERSIPAFLATGNRRDACVGRVNAAHARIQLGLFAEAERDLVELLGEARRLGLSNVAALVKQNLGPALAARGALEEAERNVREAIADFAQQSNRRQEGRARIYLSALLLARGDMEAAEIEAESAAEALAAIGPLRAFALAAWARALLAQGNWPSGLGIAGAAMGLFASLGGMEEGEALLRLVYAEALLASGSAASGKTAIFQARTRLLARANRMTDGAMRESFLERVPENARTMERGRELGA from the coding sequence ATGAAACCCGGGGACGTCGTCGCGGATCGGTTCGAGCTCGAAAAAGTGGCGGGCTCGGGCGGCATGGGGAAGGTGTTTCGCGCGAAGGACCGCAAGACGGGCGGGATCGTCGCGCTGAAGGTGCTGTGGGCCCACGCCCACCAGGACACCGAGACGCGCTTCGTGCGGGAGGCGGAGCTGCTCGAAGGGCTCGGTCATCCAGGGATCGTGCGGCACGTGGCGCACGGGCTCGGCGCCGAGGGGGAGCCATGGCTGGCGCTCGAGTGGCTGGAAGGCGAGACGCTCGGCGAGAGGCTGCGGCGCACAGGGCTCGACGCCGCAGAGAGCGTGGGCGTGGCGCGGCGCGTGGCCGAGGCGCTCGGGGTCGCGCACGCGGCGGGGATCGTGCATCGGGATCTGAAGCCGGCGAACATCTTTCTCGTGGGGCAGAGCGCCACGGATGTGCGTCTGCTCGATTTCGGGATCGCGCGGGTCGAGGGGGGCGAGGCGCTGACGCACACGGGGTACGTGCTCGGGACCCCCGCGTACATGGCGCCGGAGCAAGCGCGAGGATCGAAGCGGATCGACGCGCGGGCGGACGTGTTCGCGCTCGGCTGCGTGCTGTTTCATTGCCTGACGGGGCGGCCACCGTTCGCGGCGGAGGAGATGCACGCGGCGCTGCTCAAGGTGGTGCTGGAGGAGGCGCCGCGGGTCTCGTCGTTGCGGACGGGGGTGCCGGAGGCGCTCGACGAGCTCGTCGCGCGGATGCTGGCAAAGGCGCCGAAGGATCGGCCAAAGGACGGGGTCGCGGCGGCGGCGGAGATCGCGGCGCTCGGGATCATCGCGGACACGGACGCGATCGAGGCGAGCCTGCGGCCGAGCGGGCTGACGGGCAAGGAGCGGCGCGTGGTCTCGCTCGTGCTCACGAAATTGCCGCCAGGCGAGCGGGCGTTGCGGGCAGGGGAGAGTGAGGTCTTCGCGCCGACGCTCGAGCTCGCGGGGGTCGAGACGGCGATCGGGGCGGGCGGGCGTGCGCGGTCGCTGGAGGCGATTGTCGAGCGGTATGGCGGGCGGCTCGACGCGCTTTCGGATGGAACGCTCGTGGTGAGCCTGCTGTCGACGGGCGCGGCGACGGATCAGGCAGCGCGGGCCGCGCGGTCGGCGCTGGATCTGCGGGCGACGTTGCCGGAGGCGCCGATGGCGCTCGTGGCGGGCGCGGAGGTGTCGTCCGAGGGGCTGCCGATGGGCGCGGTGATCGAGCGAGGCGTGCGGCTGCTCGGGAAGAAGGCGCCCGCGGGGAAGGCGCCGCCGATCCGGCTCGACGACGTGATGGCGGGGCTGCTCGACGTGCGGTTCGACGTCGACGGCGACGAGGGCGGCCTGTACCTGCGCGGCGAGCGTGATGTGGCGGAGGCGGCGCGGACGCTGCTCGGGCGGCCCACGCATTGCGTCGGCCGCGAGAGCGAGATGGCGATCCTGATGGCGCTCGTCGACGAATGTTTCGATGAGCCGCTTTCGCGCGCGGCGGTGATCCTCGCGGCGCCGGGCATGGGCAAGAGCAGGCTCCGGCACGAGCTTTTGCGAAAGGTCCGCGAGCAACGGGATTCGATTGGCCTATGGGTCGGGCAGGGCGATCCGATGAGCCAGAATTCGCCCTTTGCGCTGGTCGGACAAATGCTGCGCGGGCAGGCGGGGTTGTCCGGGGGGATGCCGCTCGACGTGCAGCGGCAGCGGCTCCGCGCGCGGCTCGGGCGGCACCTCGCGGGCAAGGCGCTCGAACGCGCGATGATGTTCCTCGGTCCGCTCGCGGGTGTGCCGCCGGTGGACGAGGAGAGCATCGAGCTGCGCGCGGCGCGGCGGGATCCTTTGCTGATGGGGGATCAGATCCGGGCCGCGTGGGAGGATCTCCTGCGCGTCGAGACGGACGAGCGGCCGGCGATGTTGATCCTGGAGGATCTGCATTGGGGCGACCGGCCCACGGTAAAACTCGTCGACGAGCTGCTCCGCGCGCTGCCCGAGCGGCCGATTTTCGTGCTGGCGCTGTCGCGGCCGGATCTGCCGGAGATATTTCCACGGTTATGGGAAGGGCGGCCTTTGCAGGAGATCCGGCTGAAGGAGCTTTCGAAGAAGGCGGCCGAGCGGCTCGTGCGGGAGGTGCTCGGGGACCGGATCTCGGATGCAATGGTGGCGCGGCTCGTGGAGCGGGCCGGGGGCAATGCGTTTTACCTGGAGGAGCTGATCCGCGCGGCAGAGAGCGGGCGGGCCGCGGAGCTGCCGGAGACGGTGCTGGCGATGGTCGAGGCGCGGCTCATCGCGCTCGCGCCCGAGGCACGGCGGCTCCTCCGGGCCGGGAGCGTGTTCGGGCAGGTGTTCTGGCGCGGCGGGGCCGCGGCGCTGCTCGGGGAGGGGCTACGCGAGGACGCGCTCGCGCCGATGCTCGCGGATCTCTGCGCGCGTGAGCTCGTGGTGAAGCGGGCGCAGAGCCGTTTTCCCGCGCAGGAGGAGTATGCGTTCCGGCACGCGCTCGTGCGGGAGGCGGCCTATGCGGCGCTGACGGAGGCGGATCGGGCGCTCGGGCACGAGCTCGCGGGGGCCTGGCTGGAGGAGGCGGGGGAGCGGGACGCCGTTGTCCTGGCAGAACATTACGAGCGCGGCGGCGTGCCGGCGCGGGCCGCGACGTGGTACCGGCGGGCGGCGGAGCAGGCGCTCGAAGGGAACGATTTCCGGGCGGCGATCGAGCGGGCCGAGAAGGGGGCGCGGGGCGCGTCGGCCGAGGCGCGCGGGGAGCTCGCGTGGATCCAGGCGGAGGCCTATCGCTGGCTCGGGGAGGCGGCCGAGGCGTCGGCGCGCGCGGCGCGCGCAATGCAAGCGCTGCCGCGGGGCAGCGGGGCGTGGTACGGGGCGGCGGCGACGGCGGCGTCGATGCTGGTCCGGCTCGGGCAAAAGGACGCGCTGGAGGACCTCGCGGAGGCGGTGCGCGCGCCGGGCGCGGAGGCGATGGGTTCGTCGGCGCCGGCCGTGAGCGCGGTGGCGCACGTGGCGGCGTCGTTGCTTCACGCGGGGGAACACGCGGCGGCCGAGGAGCTCATCGGGCAGCTCGGAATGGTGGCGTGGCCGATCGCGGAGCGGGATCAGGGGGTGGCGGCGCGGCTTTATGCGCTGCACGCGTCGCGGGCGCTCTGCGCGGGGGATCCGGCGGCGTCGCTCCTCGCGACCGAGCGGAGCATTCCGGCGTTCCTCGCGACGGGCAATCGGCGGGATGCGTGCGTGGGGCGGGTGAACGCGGCGCACGCGCGGATTCAGCTCGGGCTTTTCGCCGAGGCGGAGCGGGATCTCGTGGAGCTTTTGGGCGAGGCGCGGCGGCTCGGTCTTTCCAATGTGGCGGCGCTCGTGAAGCAGAACCTCGGGCCCGCGCTGGCGGCGCGCGGGGCGCTCGAAGAGGCTGAGCGGAACGTGCGCGAGGCGATCGCTGATTTCGCGCAGCAATCGAACCGACGGCAGGAGGGGCGGGCGCGAATTTACCTGTCCGCGCTGCTGCTCGCGCGCGGCGATATGGAGGCGGCGGAGATCGAGGCCGAGAGCGCGGCCGAGGCGCTCGCGGCGATCGGGCCGCTCCGGGCGTTCGCGCTCGCGGCGTGGGCGCGCGCGCTGCTCGCGCAGGGCAACTGGCCGTCGGGCCTCGGCATTGCGGGGGCGGCGATGGGGCTGTTTGCGTCGCTCGGAGGCATGGAGGAGGGCGAGGCGCTCCTCCGGCTCGTGTATGCCGAGGCGCTGCTCGCGTCGGGGAGCGCGGCGAGCGGGAAAACCGCGATCTTCCAGGCGCGCACCCGGCTCCTCGCGCGGGCGAATCGAATGACGGACGGCGCCATGCGGGAGAGTTTTCTGGAGCGGGTGCCCGAGAATGCCCGCACGATGGAGCGCGGGCGCGAGCTCGGCGCCTGA
- a CDS encoding PGRS family protein, translating into MPTNLGGAARLALLPLALLALGASCASAPDAECTDGPICETRATGERYVVPRCVPAWNDGPVPEGCGVFVSTLGDDEGPGTQDKPFRTLTHAARIAGAERPIYACAEDFSERLVLPAGASLFGGLDCRDGFRWTDKTQKTRLYGAPDEIPLVLAPGPRVSRIEDVTVFAADATRPGGSSIALLVDHTHVEFRRCDLRAGAGADGEDGENLPYDPQLEGADGHDGQAACVAAPDLGTPGGARVERMCEGGSVTVGGQGGDGGAIVPVSLQSTPGKAGEIGSPAVASFGLGGAGDAGAGWSCTAGKGTPGNDGARGIPGTGAAGFGRFDATGYFGIAGGTGGHGLPGQGGGGAGGARGAAAICANAMPGAGASGGSGGTGGCGGQGGKGGGPGGASIGIASLESSIVIWDGRVAADGGGRGGKGADGQTGGKGGLGGMGGTGKGLSAPDACQGGEGGMGGPGGPGGGGLGGPSVVIAHIGAEPELRGMVSLATGKPGDGGKGGDGDIAGNRGAPGIGAPIRRF; encoded by the coding sequence ATGCCGACGAACCTCGGCGGGGCCGCGCGCCTCGCCCTTTTGCCCCTCGCCCTGCTCGCGCTCGGCGCGAGCTGCGCCTCGGCGCCCGACGCCGAATGCACGGACGGCCCCATTTGCGAGACGAGGGCCACCGGCGAGCGTTACGTGGTGCCGCGCTGCGTCCCCGCCTGGAACGACGGACCCGTCCCCGAAGGCTGCGGCGTCTTCGTCTCCACCCTCGGCGACGACGAAGGCCCGGGGACCCAAGACAAACCCTTCCGCACCCTCACCCACGCCGCCCGGATCGCCGGCGCCGAACGGCCGATCTATGCCTGCGCCGAGGACTTTTCCGAGCGCCTGGTGCTGCCCGCCGGCGCGAGCCTCTTCGGCGGCCTCGATTGCCGCGACGGATTCCGCTGGACAGACAAAACCCAAAAGACCCGCCTCTACGGCGCGCCCGACGAGATCCCGCTCGTGCTCGCGCCCGGCCCGCGCGTGAGCCGCATCGAGGATGTCACCGTCTTCGCCGCCGACGCGACCCGCCCCGGCGGCTCGTCCATCGCCCTGCTCGTCGACCACACGCACGTCGAGTTCCGGCGCTGCGACCTGCGCGCCGGCGCGGGCGCCGACGGCGAGGACGGCGAGAACCTGCCCTACGATCCCCAGCTCGAAGGAGCGGACGGCCACGACGGCCAGGCGGCTTGTGTCGCCGCGCCCGACCTCGGGACCCCGGGCGGCGCGCGTGTCGAGCGCATGTGCGAAGGCGGCAGCGTCACCGTGGGCGGCCAGGGCGGCGACGGCGGCGCAATCGTCCCGGTCTCGTTGCAATCGACCCCCGGCAAGGCGGGCGAGATCGGCTCTCCCGCCGTGGCGAGCTTCGGCCTCGGCGGCGCGGGGGACGCGGGCGCGGGCTGGAGCTGCACGGCCGGAAAAGGCACGCCCGGCAATGACGGCGCCCGGGGCATTCCCGGCACGGGCGCCGCGGGCTTCGGCCGCTTCGACGCGACGGGGTATTTCGGCATCGCCGGCGGCACCGGCGGCCATGGTTTGCCTGGACAAGGCGGCGGGGGCGCCGGAGGAGCGCGGGGCGCGGCCGCGATTTGCGCCAATGCGATGCCTGGGGCCGGCGCGAGCGGCGGCAGCGGCGGCACCGGCGGCTGCGGCGGCCAGGGCGGCAAAGGCGGCGGGCCCGGCGGCGCGAGCATCGGCATTGCCAGCCTCGAATCGTCGATCGTGATCTGGGACGGACGCGTCGCGGCCGATGGGGGTGGCCGCGGCGGCAAAGGCGCCGATGGCCAGACCGGCGGCAAGGGCGGCCTCGGCGGCATGGGCGGCACTGGAAAAGGCCTCTCCGCGCCCGACGCTTGCCAGGGCGGCGAGGGCGGAATGGGCGGCCCCGGCGGCCCCGGCGGCGGCGGCCTCGGCGGACCTTCCGTCGTGATCGCCCACATCGGCGCCGAGCCCGAGCTCCGCGGCATGGTCTCGCTCGCGACGGGCAAACCCGGCGACGGCGGCAAGGGCGGCGACGGCGACATCGCGGGCAACCGCGGCGCCCCCGGCATCGGCGCGCCCATCCGCCGCTTTTGA
- a CDS encoding SDR family NAD(P)-dependent oxidoreductase — protein sequence MKGQAIAVVTGGSAGIGRAVLERFVRAGARGVNLARRPSGLPGVLDLSVDLADPAWENDLPPRLLPLLDGAEPICLVHNAAVLREDTATNLTAAALRSVLELNIVAPAALNRLLDARLVPGSSIVYIGSTLSEIGVPGKASYVTSKHAILGLMRATCQDLAGRGVTTVAVCPGFADTEMLRAHLGHDAARLDVVRERSTFGRLIDPEEIADVVAFCAQTPVLHGAVIHANLGQRTS from the coding sequence GTGAAAGGTCAAGCCATCGCCGTCGTCACCGGCGGCAGCGCGGGCATCGGGCGCGCCGTCCTCGAGCGGTTCGTCCGGGCGGGCGCGCGCGGCGTGAACCTCGCGCGGCGCCCGAGCGGCCTCCCGGGTGTCCTTGATCTTTCGGTGGACCTCGCCGATCCCGCCTGGGAAAACGACCTCCCGCCGCGCCTCTTGCCCCTCCTCGACGGAGCGGAGCCGATTTGCCTCGTCCACAACGCCGCGGTCCTCCGCGAGGACACCGCGACGAACCTGACGGCCGCCGCGCTCCGATCCGTCCTCGAATTGAACATCGTCGCCCCGGCCGCGCTCAATCGGCTCCTCGACGCCCGCCTCGTGCCCGGCTCCTCGATCGTCTACATCGGCTCGACCCTCTCCGAGATCGGCGTCCCGGGCAAGGCCTCGTACGTCACCTCCAAGCACGCGATCCTCGGCCTCATGCGGGCGACCTGCCAGGACCTCGCGGGCCGCGGCGTCACCACGGTCGCGGTTTGTCCTGGATTCGCCGACACCGAAATGCTCCGCGCGCACCTCGGCCACGACGCGGCGCGCCTCGACGTCGTCCGGGAGCGCTCCACGTTCGGGCGCCTCATCGACCCCGAGGAAATCGCCGACGTCGTCGCCTTCTGCGCGCAAACACCCGTCCTCCACGGCGCGGTGATCCACGCGAACCTCGGGCAGAGAACGAGCTAG
- a CDS encoding HNH endonuclease, with protein sequence MTSRRALVPSLHLRLWMLGALRFFRVGLLGLVAFGVSAWLLGCGAARVHTEGWAQELHGKSVFRVCRRHPRVGPNARHWYELGDGVPRPAFEPLEKLLENPSVKAVFIHDPHAPIESRRLLGLAYQDLPCDKPPPPPPPPPEKIAAKEPEAEPAKRTTVRTETRTSAIRPCERPRNGPPDQRFLGQTAPTPAPAPGMSAPCPPPPPGNTYEEQKVNLARRDAEEEARRTGERIGREWGATLGGAAEAASSLNRSVGGGRPFDVALWNNPAGADKMRADVARQLNAIPDLPTYDDEQLAKIAWEGFLKGYGKGWADAEAKYAIVNALADTLLTLATAGAGALETAGARALRAAQQRLRSMPVFLPAGAGGPGGFLRRPKLPSPPAPSPPKAVAPPNGTTVTTTTKPVTATPNVSKPNGAQSTPVAAQGNPPSDKRRFTPSDRAKGLERAKDADGVPHCTYCGKELDPKAGKPNSYEPDHRIPHVRGGPSTPDNLVPSCRTCNRSKGAKTPEEWKP encoded by the coding sequence ATGACTTCGCGCCGCGCGCTCGTTCCGTCGTTGCATCTGCGTCTGTGGATGCTCGGGGCTCTGCGGTTCTTTCGGGTTGGGCTGCTGGGGCTCGTCGCTTTTGGCGTTTCGGCATGGCTCCTCGGGTGCGGCGCGGCGCGCGTGCATACCGAGGGGTGGGCGCAGGAACTGCACGGCAAGAGCGTGTTTCGCGTCTGCCGGCGGCATCCCCGCGTCGGCCCGAATGCGCGCCACTGGTACGAGCTCGGGGACGGAGTGCCTCGACCGGCGTTCGAGCCGCTCGAAAAGCTCCTGGAAAACCCTTCGGTCAAGGCGGTCTTCATCCATGACCCCCACGCGCCGATCGAGAGCCGGCGGCTCCTCGGGCTCGCGTACCAGGATCTGCCCTGCGACAAGCCTCCGCCGCCACCGCCACCGCCGCCGGAGAAGATCGCGGCGAAAGAGCCGGAAGCCGAGCCGGCCAAGCGCACGACGGTCCGAACCGAGACGCGGACGTCGGCGATAAGGCCCTGCGAGAGGCCGCGAAATGGGCCACCGGATCAGCGTTTTCTCGGGCAAACGGCGCCCACGCCCGCCCCCGCGCCGGGGATGAGCGCGCCGTGTCCGCCGCCTCCGCCCGGGAATACATACGAGGAACAGAAAGTCAACCTGGCGCGGAGGGACGCCGAGGAGGAGGCGAGGCGCACGGGGGAGAGGATCGGGCGCGAGTGGGGGGCGACGCTTGGCGGGGCGGCGGAAGCAGCGAGCTCGCTCAACCGCAGTGTCGGCGGGGGGCGCCCCTTCGACGTAGCGCTTTGGAACAACCCCGCAGGCGCCGACAAGATGCGGGCCGATGTGGCCAGACAACTGAATGCAATCCCGGATCTGCCGACGTACGACGACGAGCAGCTCGCCAAGATCGCCTGGGAGGGCTTCCTCAAGGGGTATGGAAAAGGCTGGGCGGATGCCGAGGCCAAGTACGCAATCGTGAACGCCCTGGCGGATACCCTTTTGACGCTTGCCACGGCGGGAGCGGGGGCCCTGGAGACCGCGGGGGCGAGGGCGCTGCGGGCGGCTCAGCAGAGGCTACGGAGCATGCCGGTGTTCCTGCCGGCGGGGGCAGGCGGACCGGGCGGGTTCTTGCGGCGGCCGAAGCTGCCGAGCCCGCCGGCGCCGAGCCCACCGAAGGCAGTGGCGCCGCCCAACGGGACGACGGTCACGACGACGACGAAGCCGGTCACGGCGACCCCCAACGTGTCGAAGCCCAACGGCGCGCAGAGTACCCCCGTTGCCGCCCAGGGAAACCCACCAAGTGATAAAAGACGATTCACTCCGTCAGACCGGGCGAAAGGGCTTGAGCGGGCGAAAGATGCCGACGGAGTTCCCCATTGCACCTACTGCGGCAAAGAACTAGACCCTAAAGCCGGGAAGCCAAACTCCTATGAACCGGATCACCGCATACCCCATGTCAGAGGCGGACCATCAACGCCAGACAACCTGGTGCCTTCCTGCCGGACGTGCAATCGTTCAAAAGGCGCGAAGACTCCCGAGGAGTGGAAGCCATGA
- a CDS encoding acetyl-CoA C-acyltransferase, with protein sequence MTGKTGRRAVVVDGLRTPFVKAFTDFTKLDTIALGVAAARGLLTKANLGRRDVESIVWGGVILPGTAPNVGREIALDLGLDPACEAMTVTRACASGLQAVTLAAAAIERGEADIVIAGGSDSTSNAEIKLPQKVVHALAPVALGKADPKAILGAVGKLAPFTDILPTRPKIAERTTGEVMGEAAEKMARRNEISRAAQDAFAARSHHHAAAAMASGRFDEEVTPVETSEGKWVHADGLVRADTSEEKLAKLRPVFAKDGTVTAGNASPLTDGAAAVLLMSEEKARALGYRPRAAFSSWAYVGVDPADQLLMGPALAIPKVLDRAGRSLAEIDLVDLHEAFAAQVLCVLKMLGSAAFARERLGKAAAVGEVDPARLNVHGGSIALGHPFGATGARMVTTMANELVRSGKQTALLGICAAGGLGAAALLERID encoded by the coding sequence TTGACCGGAAAAACGGGGCGGCGGGCGGTGGTCGTGGACGGGCTGCGGACGCCGTTCGTCAAGGCATTCACGGATTTCACGAAGCTCGACACGATCGCGCTCGGCGTGGCCGCGGCGCGGGGGCTCTTGACGAAGGCGAACCTCGGGCGGCGTGACGTCGAGTCCATCGTGTGGGGCGGGGTCATCCTGCCGGGGACGGCGCCGAATGTGGGGCGCGAGATTGCCCTGGATCTCGGGCTCGATCCGGCGTGCGAGGCGATGACCGTGACGCGGGCGTGTGCGTCGGGGCTGCAAGCGGTGACGCTCGCGGCCGCGGCGATCGAGCGCGGCGAGGCGGATATCGTGATCGCGGGCGGGAGCGATTCGACGAGCAACGCGGAGATCAAGCTGCCGCAAAAGGTGGTGCACGCGCTCGCGCCGGTGGCGCTGGGGAAGGCAGATCCCAAGGCGATCCTCGGGGCCGTGGGGAAACTCGCGCCGTTCACGGACATCCTGCCGACGCGGCCGAAGATCGCCGAGCGGACGACGGGCGAGGTGATGGGCGAGGCGGCCGAGAAGATGGCGCGGCGAAACGAGATTTCCCGCGCGGCGCAGGACGCGTTCGCGGCGCGCTCGCACCACCACGCGGCGGCGGCGATGGCGTCGGGGCGCTTCGACGAGGAGGTGACGCCCGTCGAGACGAGCGAAGGAAAATGGGTGCACGCGGATGGGCTCGTGCGCGCGGATACGAGCGAGGAAAAACTCGCGAAGCTCCGGCCGGTCTTCGCGAAGGATGGCACCGTGACGGCGGGCAATGCGAGTCCTCTGACGGACGGCGCGGCGGCGGTGCTCTTGATGAGCGAGGAGAAGGCGCGGGCGCTCGGATATCGGCCGCGGGCGGCGTTTTCTTCGTGGGCGTACGTGGGCGTCGATCCGGCGGATCAATTGCTCATGGGGCCGGCGCTCGCCATTCCCAAGGTGCTCGACCGGGCCGGGCGCTCGCTCGCGGAGATCGACCTCGTGGACCTGCACGAGGCGTTCGCGGCGCAGGTGCTTTGCGTGCTGAAGATGCTCGGCAGCGCGGCGTTCGCGCGGGAGCGGCTCGGGAAAGCGGCGGCCGTGGGCGAGGTGGATCCGGCACGGCTCAACGTGCACGGCGGGTCGATCGCGCTCGGCCACCCGTTTGGCGCGACGGGCGCGCGGATGGTGACGACGATGGCGAACGAGCTCGTTCGGTCGGGCAAACAGACGGCGCTCTTGGGGATCTGCGCGGCGGGCGGGCTCGGAGCGGCGGCGCTGCTCGAACGGATCGATTGA